Proteins encoded within one genomic window of Salinisphaera sp. T31B1:
- a CDS encoding helix-turn-helix domain-containing protein codes for MRPLIHPAIEDVRVEAILHALSDPVRVAIYAGMEDAGCPQTCTRFATILDREIPKSTLSQHFRVLREAGLIRSERQGVEMRNTSRRDEIEQRFPGLIGGIMHAHRVQVAERSKAPV; via the coding sequence ATGCGCCCGCTGATCCATCCCGCAATCGAAGACGTTCGCGTGGAAGCCATCCTGCATGCCCTGTCGGACCCGGTCCGGGTGGCGATCTATGCGGGCATGGAGGACGCCGGCTGCCCTCAGACCTGTACGCGCTTTGCCACGATTCTCGATCGGGAAATCCCCAAATCCACGCTGTCGCAGCATTTCCGCGTGCTACGCGAAGCAGGCCTGATCCGTAGCGAGCGCCAGGGCGTGGAAATGCGCAACACGTCACGCCGCGACGAGATCGAGCAGCGCTTTCCCGGGCTGATCGGCGGCATCATGCATGCCCACCGCGTCCAGGTGGCCGAGCGCTCGAAGGCGCCGGTGTAA